A DNA window from Archocentrus centrarchus isolate MPI-CPG fArcCen1 chromosome 15, fArcCen1, whole genome shotgun sequence contains the following coding sequences:
- the LOC115793592 gene encoding uncharacterized protein LOC115793592: MPSQKKILAEHQAVSSDQLQECRNRHTNPLLRTTSQTWVVPGFSWGANKECVQEESQLLPASDSACGRSTEKDTKETKQLEEAGAGQLSKSDALPRLFHHQRGETQEGRKFQHHRALIKAGSGPRGDPVRNIKIPSITVHQKSSVVTKRSPHQESFISQVPLRLQIKVSGQRGSLGISIAGGKGSLPYKDHDEGIFISRVSAGGPSEKAGIHVGDRLLEVNGISMQGVTHHEAVSALRNAGNCIKMKVLRERLLPREVRDLDVSQDPRDATGRKLCSQHGEGRSKQLQMESAEDCVSKKIEAVVCNGNGISDLESDLKRTVSELVAEALTKNDSFTVRKQTMTIPRIILTHPSTSDEDVELLTQLPGRELLRDSDGLGTRVRADCCDSAFYLP, from the exons ATGCCGTCACAGAAAAAAATTCTGGCagaa CACCAGGCGGTGTCTTCTGACCAACTCCAGGAGTGTAGAAATCGTCATACTAACCCGCTCCTCAGGACCACTTCACAAACCTGGGTCGTCCCAGGCTTCAGCTGGGGGGCAAACAAAGAGTGTGTCCAGGAGGAATCTCAGCTGCTGCCAGCCAGCGACAGTGCGTGTGGTCGCTCCACAGAGAAGGACACAAAGGAAACTAAACAACTTGAGGAG GCCGGTGCGGGCCAGCTGTCAAAGAGTGATGCCTTACCTCGTCTGTTTCACCACCAGAGGGGTGAAACCCAAGAGGGCAGGAAATTTCAGCATCACAGAGCTCTAATTAAAGCGGGTTCCGGTCCCCGTGGAGACCCTGTCCGCAATATAAAGATCCCATCCATCACAGTGCATCAAAAATCTTCTGTGGTGACCAAAAGGTCCCCTCATCAGGAGTCATTCATCTCACAAGTGCCATTAAGA TTACAGATTAAAGTGTCTGGCCAGAGGGGCAGTTTGGGAATCAGCATTGCTGGTGGAAAAGGCTCACTGCCTTACAAAGATCATGATGAG GGCATTTTTATTTCCAGAGTAAGTGCAGGGGGGCCATCAGAAAAGGCTGGAATCCATGTTGGTGATAGACTGCTGGAG GTCAATGGCATCAGCATGCAGGGGGTGACCCACCACGAAGCAGTCAGTGCTCTCCGGAATGCTGGGAACTGCATCAAGATGAAAGTACTCAGAGAGAGGCTTCTACCTCGCGAGGTGCGTGACCTGGACGTGTCTCAGGATCCTCGGGATGCGACTGGACGAAAGCTGTGCAGCCAGCACGGAGAAGGCCGAAGCAAACAGCTCCAGATGGAGAGCGCAGAAGACTGTGTATCCAAGAAGATTGAGGCGGTTGTGTGCAATGGCAATGGCATT TCTGATTTGGAGAGTGATCTGAAGAGGACCGTGTCTGAACTGGTGGCAGAGGCTTTAACAAAAAATGATTCCTTCACAGTCAGGAAACAAACGATGACA ATCCCTCGGATCATCCTCACTCATCCCTCTACCTCAGATGAAGATGTGGAGCTCTTGACACAGCTCCCCGGCAGGGAACTGCTACGTGACTCTGATGGTCTTGGCACACGAGTTCGAGCTGACTGCTGCGacagtgctttctatctaccTTGA